A single window of Sporosarcina sp. Marseille-Q4943 DNA harbors:
- a CDS encoding MurR/RpiR family transcriptional regulator translates to MKLRELVHEHLHNLSKSQRKVATYILDHPRNVAVSSAQEIGRIIGVSETTVIRFCYSLGFSGYTELQKNTREQLLFQESSLHTYQQSKLELEQAPHFYEQVMEQDCRTITETIKQINETDYETAIAHLSNAETIYILGLRSSHAAASWLSYTLGLVRHDVKLIRTESEDIIRTLSTMNDKSVLVAISFHRYLKETVRIAELAHEQQAFVIAITDSLLAPIEAHSDVLFPIYSPKKSTLDATASLFSFMNAIVAGVSVKEKDNFEKHQKTYQSLKSDFLFVEGTEK, encoded by the coding sequence ATGAAATTAAGAGAGCTCGTGCATGAGCATTTGCATAACTTATCGAAAAGCCAAAGGAAAGTAGCTACTTATATCTTGGATCATCCCCGGAATGTTGCCGTGTCATCAGCACAGGAAATCGGCAGGATAATCGGGGTGAGTGAAACGACGGTCATCCGTTTTTGCTATAGTCTCGGATTTTCCGGTTATACCGAATTGCAAAAAAACACTCGGGAACAGCTGTTATTTCAAGAAAGCAGTTTGCATACTTATCAGCAATCCAAGCTTGAACTGGAACAAGCGCCCCATTTTTACGAACAAGTGATGGAACAGGATTGCAGGACCATTACGGAAACAATCAAGCAGATCAATGAGACAGACTATGAAACGGCGATAGCCCATCTTTCCAATGCAGAAACGATTTACATATTAGGGCTTCGGTCCTCTCATGCCGCGGCGAGTTGGCTTTCCTATACACTCGGATTGGTCAGGCATGACGTCAAGCTTATTCGTACTGAATCGGAAGATATCATTCGAACGCTAAGTACCATGAATGACAAATCCGTTTTGGTTGCCATTTCTTTTCATCGCTATTTAAAAGAAACGGTCCGCATCGCTGAATTGGCCCATGAACAGCAAGCCTTTGTAATCGCGATTACGGACTCGTTGTTGGCGCCCATTGAAGCACATAGCGATGTGCTCTTTCCTATCTATTCACCAAAAAAATCTACACTCGATGCGACGGCTTCATTGTTTTCATTTATGAATGCAATAGTTGCCGGGGTATCCGTGAAGGAAAAGGATAACTTTGAGAAACACCAAAAAACCTATCAATCATTGAAAAGTGATTTCTTATTTGTTGAAGGGACGGAAAAATGA
- a CDS encoding M20 peptidase aminoacylase family protein, which yields MKTVLREVKPVVEEVFAHLHAHPEISWKEIETTKYLEQLTENEGYEVTTFQDSTGLVVTTGAGGHCVGLRTDIDALWQEVDGVYKANHSCGHDAHMTIAIGTLFVLKKLGYPKNGRLKVLFQPAEEKGTGALSFVEKGIVDDVDYLYGVHLRPIQEIGLGYSAPAIIHGAAKMLKGFIIGTDTHGARPHLGQNAIEVMALLVQAIRSIHVDPMVPHSAKMTMFQAGGESANIIPGNGVFSIDMRAQTNTVMDKLLEQVQVAIESVAKMTGVEIHCEMLAEIAAAEVDETAVDIMAQAITETVGESHLVPPIVTPGGEDFHFYTLKRPSVKATMLGLGCDLSPGLHHPNMTFNQDSILTGIEILTRAVIETFERLEKKDVEQ from the coding sequence ATGAAAACGGTATTGCGAGAAGTGAAACCGGTTGTCGAGGAGGTGTTCGCTCATTTACATGCGCACCCTGAAATCAGTTGGAAGGAAATCGAGACTACAAAGTATTTGGAACAACTGACCGAGAACGAAGGATACGAAGTCACTACATTCCAAGATTCAACAGGACTTGTTGTAACAACAGGGGCTGGCGGACATTGCGTCGGGCTCCGCACGGATATTGACGCACTCTGGCAAGAAGTGGATGGCGTGTACAAGGCGAATCATTCATGTGGGCATGATGCGCATATGACGATTGCAATCGGGACGTTGTTCGTTCTGAAAAAGCTTGGTTATCCGAAGAATGGCCGATTGAAGGTTCTTTTTCAACCTGCAGAGGAAAAAGGGACGGGTGCATTGTCCTTTGTTGAGAAAGGGATCGTAGATGATGTCGACTATTTGTATGGCGTCCATCTTCGCCCAATCCAGGAAATCGGACTTGGCTACTCGGCACCGGCCATTATACACGGCGCCGCAAAAATGTTGAAGGGGTTCATTATTGGCACCGACACACACGGGGCAAGACCGCATCTCGGACAAAATGCGATTGAGGTGATGGCTTTGCTCGTTCAGGCGATTCGCTCCATCCATGTCGATCCGATGGTTCCCCATTCAGCAAAAATGACGATGTTCCAAGCGGGCGGTGAATCGGCGAACATCATTCCGGGAAATGGCGTCTTCAGCATTGATATGCGAGCCCAAACGAATACGGTCATGGACAAGCTATTGGAACAAGTGCAGGTTGCCATCGAGTCGGTTGCAAAGATGACCGGTGTTGAGATCCACTGTGAAATGCTCGCTGAAATTGCAGCTGCTGAGGTCGATGAAACGGCCGTTGACATTATGGCACAAGCGATTACGGAAACAGTCGGCGAATCCCATTTAGTACCACCGATTGTTACACCAGGCGGGGAGGATTTCCACTTTTACACGTTGAAACGTCCTTCCGTAAAAGCGACGATGCTTGGACTCGGTTGTGACCTTTCGCCCGGTCTCCATCATCCGAACATGACATTTAACCAAGACAGCATCTTGACCGGAATTGAAATCTTGACCAGGGCAGTGATTGAAACGTTTGAACGGCTGGAAAAAAAGGATGTGGAACAATGA
- a CDS encoding GNAT family N-acetyltransferase, producing MNRTITTRKLKTIEEMRLVQNLEKTVWGLEPIPVHQTYTAVNNGGLMLGAFDGEKIVGFSYGFTGFSNGKTYLCSHMLGIQPEYQLMGIGKKLKEEQRKFAMEMGYDLMTWTFDPLESRNAYLNLSKLNGICSTYLENWYGEMEDGLNKGLPSDRFKIEWWITSERVENNWKPLIDSYDRPFEVGKSELGNPILEWDELHPSTNCEGIEIPIPEHFQVIKKNEPQLALDWRLKIRKIFQTLFDAGYALVNVNRSTTGVHYYQVVKRDTIPLNISEKGEVK from the coding sequence ATGAATCGAACCATTACAACACGCAAATTGAAAACGATTGAAGAGATGCGTCTCGTACAAAACCTTGAAAAAACGGTATGGGGCTTGGAACCGATTCCGGTCCATCAGACATATACAGCGGTTAACAATGGAGGCCTAATGTTGGGCGCTTTTGACGGGGAGAAAATCGTCGGTTTCTCCTATGGATTTACCGGATTCTCCAATGGAAAAACGTATTTATGTTCGCATATGCTTGGGATCCAACCGGAATACCAGTTGATGGGAATCGGGAAAAAACTAAAGGAAGAGCAACGCAAATTCGCCATGGAAATGGGCTACGACTTGATGACATGGACATTCGATCCGCTTGAAAGTCGGAATGCATATTTGAATTTATCGAAATTGAATGGGATTTGCAGTACTTATTTAGAAAATTGGTACGGAGAAATGGAAGATGGATTGAACAAAGGATTACCCTCGGACCGTTTTAAAATTGAGTGGTGGATTACGAGCGAAAGAGTCGAGAATAACTGGAAACCGTTAATTGACAGCTATGACCGTCCGTTTGAGGTAGGAAAATCTGAACTAGGAAACCCAATCCTGGAATGGGATGAATTGCATCCATCGACAAACTGTGAAGGCATCGAAATTCCAATTCCTGAACATTTTCAAGTAATCAAAAAAAATGAGCCGCAATTGGCACTCGATTGGAGATTGAAAATCAGGAAAATCTTCCAAACACTGTTCGATGCAGGGTATGCATTGGTAAACGTCAATCGGTCAACAACCGGGGTCCACTATTACCAAGTAGTCAAAAGGGACACCATCCCCTTGAATATAAGTGAAAAAGGAGAAGTCAAATGA
- the menC gene encoding o-succinylbenzoate synthase encodes MIIQEINIRKMKMKMKHPFTTSFGTFHEKKFLLLEAKDELGNSGWGESVAFDSPWYNEETLETNLHIIRDFLIPIIVGKKIGHPDEVSERFSAIRKNNMAKSTVEGAIWDLYAKRNKMTLAQALGGELDKIEVGISIGIHEKVEDLVETVRRFVEEGYKRIKVKIKPGYDVEVIRELRKQFPDVPLMADANSAYTLDDVELLKQLDAFNLTMIEQPLASDDIIDHATLQKQLKTPICLDESIHSLEDTRKAVELGSTKIINIKIGRVGGLTEAKRIHDYCMEQGIPVWCGGMLESGIGRAHNVALTTLPNFILPGDTAGSSRYWEEDVISPEVIVEDGYITVPTAYGIGYEPNYNAMDKFTVEQYQFKA; translated from the coding sequence ATGATCATTCAAGAAATAAACATCCGTAAAATGAAAATGAAGATGAAGCATCCGTTTACGACAAGTTTTGGTACATTTCATGAAAAGAAATTCCTGCTACTCGAAGCAAAAGATGAACTTGGCAATTCCGGCTGGGGTGAATCCGTCGCTTTCGACTCACCTTGGTACAACGAAGAAACACTTGAAACAAATTTACATATAATTAGAGATTTCCTCATCCCTATTATAGTAGGAAAGAAAATCGGCCATCCCGATGAAGTGAGTGAAAGGTTTAGCGCCATCCGGAAAAACAATATGGCGAAATCGACTGTTGAAGGAGCCATTTGGGACTTATACGCCAAGCGGAATAAGATGACATTGGCGCAAGCATTAGGCGGAGAGCTCGACAAAATTGAAGTCGGAATCAGTATTGGGATCCATGAAAAAGTGGAAGATTTGGTCGAAACTGTCCGTCGCTTTGTCGAGGAAGGTTATAAACGTATTAAAGTGAAAATTAAACCGGGCTATGACGTTGAAGTGATACGCGAGTTGCGCAAACAATTCCCGGACGTACCGCTAATGGCAGACGCCAACTCGGCTTATACGCTGGATGATGTCGAATTGCTGAAACAACTAGATGCGTTCAATTTGACCATGATTGAACAGCCGCTTGCTTCGGACGATATCATCGACCATGCGACATTACAGAAACAGCTGAAAACACCCATCTGTCTAGATGAAAGTATCCACTCGCTCGAAGATACACGGAAAGCAGTGGAGCTCGGAAGTACTAAAATCATCAATATCAAAATCGGTCGGGTCGGTGGCTTGACCGAGGCCAAAAGAATTCACGATTATTGCATGGAACAGGGCATTCCAGTTTGGTGCGGGGGCATGCTGGAATCCGGTATCGGACGTGCCCATAATGTGGCGTTGACGACATTGCCGAATTTCATTTTGCCAGGTGATACAGCTGGCTCCTCCCGCTATTGGGAAGAGGATGTCATTTCACCGGAAGTGATCGTGGAAGACGGCTATATTACAGTACCGACGGCATATGGAATTGGTTATGAACCAAATTATAATGCGATGGATAAGTTTACAGTCGAGCAATACCAGTTCAAAGCTTAA
- a CDS encoding aspartate aminotransferase family protein, translating to MVSGVTPYLDNASLLASQEKRESNARSYPRRLPLAIKQAEGVYVTDMDGKQYIDCLAGAGTLALGHNHAVIHAAIQDVLRSKLPLHTLDITTPVKEKFVDELFDSLPPSFAEKAKIQFCGPTGGDAIEAALKLVKTATGNRAILSFQGGYHGSTHGTLSISGTLDPKKNIHALVPDSHFLPYPYEYRCPFGIGKEGYKVSSTYIENLLDDPDSGIVSPAGIIVEVVQGEGGSIPAPIEWLKELRRITRERNIPLIIDEVQTGIGRTGKMFAFEHAGIEPDVLVLSKAIGGSLPLSVMLYDRRLDQWEPGAHIGTFRGNQMAMATGQASLKYIKENHLPEHANQNGKYFMNQLSSIQENVSSIGDVRGRGLMIGVEIINPTKHPNQLGSYPASPELASRIQQECLKRGLILEVGGRFSSVIRLLPPLIITKEQIDDVLQRFYESIKSAEDYFGSI from the coding sequence ATGGTATCAGGTGTAACACCTTATTTAGATAATGCATCGTTATTAGCATCACAGGAAAAAAGAGAATCGAATGCAAGGTCATACCCGAGAAGGCTACCTTTAGCTATTAAACAAGCTGAGGGTGTCTATGTAACAGATATGGATGGAAAACAGTATATAGATTGCTTAGCGGGCGCAGGAACACTTGCTTTAGGGCATAATCATGCTGTGATTCATGCAGCTATCCAAGACGTGCTTCGATCCAAATTACCGCTCCATACACTTGATATTACAACACCCGTGAAAGAGAAATTTGTTGATGAATTATTTGATTCATTGCCTCCTTCTTTTGCAGAAAAAGCAAAAATTCAATTTTGCGGACCTACGGGTGGAGATGCAATCGAGGCAGCACTGAAATTAGTGAAAACAGCGACTGGGAATCGAGCGATTTTATCTTTTCAAGGAGGCTATCATGGTTCAACTCATGGAACATTGAGTATTAGTGGGACATTAGATCCTAAAAAGAACATTCATGCCCTTGTACCAGATTCACATTTCCTTCCCTACCCCTATGAATACCGCTGCCCTTTTGGAATAGGAAAAGAAGGATATAAGGTGAGCAGTACCTATATTGAAAATTTACTAGATGACCCTGACAGCGGTATTGTTAGCCCTGCGGGGATTATCGTCGAAGTAGTTCAGGGTGAGGGAGGCTCCATTCCGGCTCCAATTGAGTGGTTAAAAGAGCTTCGTCGTATAACGAGGGAACGAAATATTCCATTAATTATTGATGAAGTCCAAACAGGGATTGGGCGAACGGGAAAAATGTTTGCCTTTGAGCACGCAGGTATTGAACCAGATGTTCTCGTACTATCAAAAGCGATTGGTGGAAGTCTTCCTCTTTCCGTTATGCTTTATGATCGCCGCCTTGACCAATGGGAACCAGGTGCACATATTGGGACATTTAGAGGAAATCAGATGGCGATGGCAACAGGTCAAGCAAGCTTAAAATATATTAAAGAAAATCACCTGCCCGAGCATGCTAATCAGAACGGAAAGTATTTCATGAACCAATTAAGTAGTATTCAAGAGAATGTGTCATCAATAGGTGATGTTCGAGGGCGCGGGCTCATGATAGGAGTAGAAATCATTAACCCGACAAAACATCCAAACCAACTTGGAAGTTATCCAGCATCCCCTGAGCTTGCTAGTAGAATTCAACAGGAATGTTTGAAACGCGGATTGATTTTAGAGGTTGGAGGCCGATTTAGTTCGGTGATTCGATTACTACCGCCTCTCATTATTACGAAAGAGCAAATCGATGATGTGTTACAGCGCTTCTATGAATCTATAAAAAGTGCAGAAGATTACTTCGGTTCGATATGA
- a CDS encoding aspartate aminotransferase family protein yields the protein MIGLITNFEQWFLHPNEQSKKTFSELMDNTFKLIVDESMKVNKPFAGASRQDIESMVKKVTRIPECGQNLKDVMMDIHEGIVKQSLWISHPSAMAHLHCPPLLPSIAAEMIIGALNQSMDSWDQSPAATYVEEELLQFFINQIGYPANADGVFTSGGTQSNYMGLLLARNQACETYFSVNVHEDGLPVEASKLRILCSEHAHFTVQKSAAQLGLGIHSVVKVKTNNKQQLCLDDAKEKLDLLHQQGLIPFMIVATAGTTDFGSIDNVKEIADLANTYRLWLHVDAAYGGALLFSHQYRQLLDHLWEADSITIDFHKLYYQSISCGAFFVKEKKSFQQIMYHADYLNPEEDYEEGIINLVEKNIQTTRRFDALKILMTFKLLGTDMFGEMIDYTIHLAKKTAQLLREHEFDVVNDPVMNAVLFRFVPDHVDAPHVIDEINLELQRYFYQSGELIMAKTKHNGKIYLKFTMLHPLNTIERMKEHIEKLKQVAKKIESEKGEDIYEYSVRR from the coding sequence GTGATCGGATTGATAACTAATTTTGAACAATGGTTTCTGCATCCAAATGAACAAAGTAAAAAGACATTCTCTGAACTAATGGATAACACGTTTAAGCTGATAGTAGACGAATCAATGAAAGTCAACAAACCATTTGCCGGTGCCTCACGTCAAGATATTGAATCGATGGTGAAGAAAGTAACTCGTATCCCTGAATGTGGTCAAAATCTGAAAGATGTAATGATGGATATTCATGAAGGTATCGTTAAACAATCTTTATGGATTTCTCACCCTTCCGCAATGGCGCATCTTCATTGTCCGCCATTGCTGCCGTCGATTGCTGCCGAAATGATTATAGGCGCACTAAATCAATCAATGGATTCTTGGGATCAAAGCCCTGCAGCTACGTATGTTGAAGAAGAACTCCTTCAATTTTTCATCAACCAAATTGGCTATCCGGCCAATGCGGACGGCGTGTTTACAAGCGGTGGAACACAGTCTAATTATATGGGGCTTTTGCTTGCACGTAATCAAGCGTGCGAAACTTACTTTTCAGTAAATGTTCATGAAGATGGGCTTCCAGTTGAAGCGAGTAAATTACGGATTCTTTGCTCAGAACATGCTCATTTTACTGTTCAGAAATCAGCCGCTCAACTTGGCCTCGGCATCCATTCGGTTGTTAAAGTGAAAACGAACAATAAGCAACAGCTTTGCTTAGATGATGCAAAGGAAAAACTAGACCTGCTACACCAGCAAGGATTGATTCCGTTTATGATTGTTGCGACAGCTGGGACAACTGATTTTGGGAGTATCGACAATGTGAAAGAAATCGCTGACCTAGCGAATACTTACCGATTATGGCTTCATGTTGATGCTGCTTATGGCGGAGCTTTATTATTTTCCCATCAATATCGCCAGCTACTTGATCATTTGTGGGAAGCAGATTCGATTACGATTGATTTCCATAAGCTCTACTATCAATCAATCAGCTGCGGTGCATTCTTCGTGAAAGAAAAAAAGTCCTTTCAACAAATTATGTACCATGCTGATTATTTAAATCCTGAGGAAGATTATGAAGAGGGCATCATCAATCTCGTAGAAAAAAATATCCAAACAACAAGACGATTTGATGCGTTAAAGATCCTCATGACCTTTAAATTACTAGGAACCGATATGTTTGGAGAAATGATCGATTATACGATCCACTTAGCGAAAAAAACGGCACAGCTTTTACGTGAGCATGAGTTTGATGTCGTTAATGACCCAGTGATGAACGCGGTATTATTCCGTTTTGTCCCCGACCATGTAGATGCCCCACACGTAATTGATGAAATCAATCTTGAATTGCAGCGTTATTTCTATCAAAGTGGTGAGCTTATCATGGCGAAAACAAAGCATAACGGGAAAATCTATTTAAAGTTTACGATGCTTCATCCGCTAAATACGATTGAAAGAATGAAGGAACATATTGAGAAATTGAAACAGGTGGCTAAGAAAATCGAGAGTGAGAAAGGTGAGGATATATATGAATATTCCGTTCGTCGCTAA
- a CDS encoding IucA/IucC family siderophore biosynthesis protein: MNIPFVANHLTMQNLLNCYFRETGKGEWKDAMQTELPFEQGDYKFVLLIPLTSQSVTLYVPVRYKSETGRHLFSPHMYYQVKNDVVKQIDFLTLLSYLQKDLVEMSTKPVQTEELVLRTILSYQTMKGILAHRSQDLEECYQAEKTFLQSEQSLLIGHQLHPTAKSLQGIGEDEEHIFTPERKGSFQLHYFQAKNELIEEDSMSPQTATMMIKEELKRDPHISEAFKEQYCQEDGESLIPVHPLQARKLLGMKEVQHQIELGKLSYLGPQGRAFYPTSSVRTVYHQDARYMYKFSIPVKITNSLRVNKRKELERGVEVSRLLQQEITSKLNELHPSFKIIEDPAYITLKLDREESGFEVVIRENPFQKDHASRTTLLAGLCQDHINGGKSHLANIIDQIAESNQISTEQASEEWFRRYLNISLRPLYWMYATYGIALEPHQQNSLVKLDESGFPEMFYSRDNQGYYFMESYAQNLRQVVPSLSEKSDTICADSIAEERFRYYFFFNNLFGLINAFGVNRLIDEQRLLRLLKDELHVLFEQYGDSTNLISSLLDEEKLPCKANLLTRVHDMDELVGSLETQSVYTFVENPLFKTVGDLFEV; the protein is encoded by the coding sequence ATGAATATTCCGTTCGTCGCTAATCATCTTACGATGCAAAATCTATTAAATTGTTATTTTAGAGAAACAGGCAAGGGTGAATGGAAAGACGCCATGCAAACAGAACTTCCATTCGAACAAGGGGATTATAAGTTTGTCCTTTTGATCCCTCTTACTAGTCAATCCGTTACGTTATATGTACCTGTTCGCTATAAATCGGAAACAGGTCGTCATTTATTTTCACCTCATATGTACTATCAAGTAAAGAACGACGTGGTAAAACAAATTGATTTTTTAACACTACTTTCCTATCTACAAAAGGATTTAGTTGAAATGTCGACAAAGCCTGTGCAAACAGAGGAACTTGTTCTTCGAACGATTTTAAGTTATCAAACGATGAAGGGAATCCTCGCGCATCGCAGTCAAGACCTTGAAGAATGTTATCAGGCGGAGAAAACTTTTTTACAATCAGAGCAATCTCTATTGATCGGTCATCAACTTCACCCAACAGCAAAGAGTCTCCAAGGAATCGGTGAAGATGAAGAGCATATTTTTACTCCTGAAAGAAAAGGCTCCTTTCAACTTCATTATTTTCAAGCAAAAAATGAGTTGATTGAGGAAGATTCCATGTCTCCTCAAACAGCGACAATGATGATTAAAGAAGAATTAAAACGTGATCCACATATTTCAGAAGCGTTCAAAGAGCAGTATTGCCAAGAAGATGGTGAGTCATTAATCCCCGTTCACCCTCTTCAGGCAAGGAAGCTTTTAGGAATGAAAGAAGTGCAACATCAAATTGAATTAGGAAAGCTTTCCTATTTGGGTCCACAGGGGCGAGCTTTTTATCCGACATCTTCTGTTCGCACGGTCTACCATCAAGACGCAAGGTATATGTACAAATTTTCCATCCCAGTTAAAATCACGAATTCGTTACGAGTCAATAAGCGTAAAGAACTTGAGCGTGGAGTCGAAGTGAGCCGATTGCTGCAACAGGAAATAACGAGCAAACTAAACGAACTTCACCCGTCGTTTAAAATTATCGAAGACCCTGCCTATATCACGTTGAAGCTTGATAGGGAGGAGTCTGGATTTGAGGTCGTTATTCGTGAAAATCCTTTTCAAAAAGATCATGCCTCAAGAACCACATTACTCGCAGGTCTTTGCCAAGATCATATCAATGGTGGGAAGTCGCATCTAGCGAATATTATTGATCAAATTGCAGAAAGCAATCAGATTTCAACTGAGCAGGCAAGTGAGGAGTGGTTTCGCCGCTATTTAAACATAAGCTTACGCCCACTTTACTGGATGTACGCTACATACGGCATTGCCCTTGAGCCGCATCAGCAAAATTCACTAGTAAAATTAGATGAATCTGGCTTCCCTGAAATGTTTTATTCCCGAGATAATCAAGGCTATTACTTTATGGAATCCTACGCCCAAAATTTAAGACAAGTGGTACCGTCATTAAGTGAAAAAAGTGATACCATTTGTGCCGATTCAATTGCGGAAGAGCGTTTTCGTTATTATTTCTTTTTCAACAATCTATTTGGGTTGATTAATGCCTTTGGTGTCAATCGTCTTATCGATGAACAACGATTATTAAGGCTGTTAAAAGATGAATTACATGTATTATTCGAACAATATGGTGATTCTACGAACTTAATAAGCTCTTTATTAGATGAAGAAAAACTTCCATGCAAGGCAAATCTATTAACTAGAGTGCATGATATGGATGAGCTAGTCGGATCCCTTGAGACACAATCTGTCTACACATTCGTTGAAAATCCACTATTCAAAACCGTAGGTGATCTTTTTGAAGTCTAA
- a CDS encoding GNAT family N-acetyltransferase: MRKLNLSFREVTMKDVSLLHSWMNEKHVIPYWKLDFPFEKYKKHLETFLADDHQKLLIGEIDGIPMSYWESYWVKGDMIGNYYKFEPYDQGIHLLIGHKGYLGKGYIYPLLLTILYHQFQVSETTKIIAEPDIQNKKMIHVFEKCGFTPIKEVELPDKTGLLMTCEREEFERRWTDWQQNKF; this comes from the coding sequence ATTCGAAAACTGAATCTTTCCTTTCGTGAAGTCACGATGAAGGATGTTAGCTTACTTCATTCCTGGATGAATGAAAAGCATGTTATTCCATACTGGAAGCTTGACTTTCCATTTGAAAAATATAAAAAGCATTTAGAGACATTTTTAGCCGATGACCATCAAAAGTTATTAATTGGTGAAATTGATGGAATCCCCATGAGTTATTGGGAGTCCTACTGGGTCAAAGGTGATATGATCGGCAATTATTATAAGTTTGAACCTTATGATCAGGGTATTCATTTGTTAATTGGGCATAAAGGCTATTTAGGGAAAGGTTATATTTATCCGTTGCTACTGACGATTCTATATCATCAATTTCAAGTGTCTGAAACAACGAAAATAATCGCGGAGCCAGATATTCAAAATAAAAAAATGATTCATGTGTTTGAAAAATGTGGCTTCACTCCCATTAAAGAGGTAGAGCTTCCTGATAAAACGGGGTTACTAATGACTTGTGAACGAGAAGAGTTTGAGAGGAGATGGACGGATTGGCAACAAAACAAATTTTAG
- a CDS encoding lysine N(6)-hydroxylase/L-ornithine N(5)-oxygenase family protein — protein sequence MDGLATKQILDLIGIGIGPFNLGLAALLEKTECNSLFFDKKPRFEWHPGMLIEGTTLQVPFMADAVTMVDPTSRYSFLNYLHEQNRLYQFYFLEKFHIPRNEYNHYCQWIAEQLPQLQFGSEVENIERTKDGYYHVTVYSSSREERKTYVTKHIVMGIGTKPYVPDRFRLANQDRIFHSSEYMNKRRNTRNAKSVTIIGSGQSAAEIFYDLLSKQPDNHYELSWYTRSKGFYPMEYSKLGLEHFTPDYAKYFYQLPKEKKQGVLQNQALLYKGISFSTIADIYDLLYERSVGSNDLNVHLQALTNLVSVEEWNDQFRLSLYQHEQETSISVTTDIVILATGYHPYIPDFLKGIEHLLEWDENGQLLIQEDYKVKTKVEGQNNLFVQNGELHTHGVGAPDLGLGAFRSASIINEIAGEKIYKTYEKNVFQQFGV from the coding sequence ATGGACGGATTGGCAACAAAACAAATTTTAGACTTGATTGGAATAGGGATCGGTCCATTTAACTTAGGATTAGCGGCATTACTAGAAAAAACTGAATGCAACTCATTGTTTTTCGATAAAAAGCCACGCTTTGAATGGCATCCAGGGATGCTTATAGAAGGAACAACCCTCCAAGTCCCATTTATGGCAGACGCTGTAACGATGGTGGATCCAACAAGTCGTTATAGTTTCTTAAATTATTTACATGAACAAAATCGGTTATATCAGTTTTATTTTTTAGAGAAATTTCATATCCCCAGAAATGAGTATAATCACTATTGCCAATGGATAGCTGAACAGCTTCCGCAACTTCAGTTTGGATCTGAAGTGGAGAATATTGAACGGACGAAAGATGGATACTATCATGTGACTGTTTATTCCTCTAGTAGGGAAGAAAGAAAAACCTATGTTACAAAGCATATTGTAATGGGAATCGGAACTAAACCATATGTGCCTGATAGGTTTCGATTGGCGAATCAAGATCGGATCTTTCATTCATCAGAGTACATGAACAAACGTCGTAATACCCGAAATGCGAAATCTGTAACCATTATTGGATCAGGACAAAGTGCAGCTGAGATTTTCTATGATCTATTATCTAAGCAGCCAGATAATCATTATGAATTATCCTGGTATACAAGGTCAAAGGGGTTTTACCCAATGGAGTATTCAAAGCTAGGATTAGAGCATTTTACACCTGATTACGCGAAATACTTTTATCAGCTTCCGAAAGAAAAAAAGCAAGGAGTTTTGCAAAATCAAGCATTATTATATAAAGGAATTAGTTTTTCGACGATTGCTGATATCTATGATTTACTGTATGAGCGTTCGGTTGGCAGCAATGACCTAAACGTACATCTTCAAGCGTTGACGAATTTAGTTTCAGTAGAGGAATGGAATGATCAATTTAGATTATCGCTTTATCAGCATGAACAGGAAACTAGTATAAGCGTAACTACCGATATTGTCATCTTAGCAACAGGTTATCATCCATATATTCCAGATTTCTTAAAAGGCATTGAACATCTACTTGAGTGGGATGAAAATGGTCAGTTACTAATACAAGAGGACTATAAAGTGAAGACAAAGGTTGAGGGACAAAATAATTTATTTGTTCAAAATGGTGAGTTACATACACATGGAGTTGGCGCCCCGGATTTAGGGCTTGGTGCCTTTAGAAGTGCGAGTATTATTAATGAAATAGCAGGAGAAAAGATCTATAAAACTTATGAAAAGAATGTATTTCAACAATTTGGAGTGTAG